A segment of the Oscillatoria salina IIICB1 genome:
GTGAACCTGTCGGCTGCTGATGTGTTCCCTATTGATGACTCGGCTAGAGTTCAGTTGTTTATAGTATGAAGATTTTGCCGAATCAAAGTAGCGACAGCGATCGTTGCTACACTGTGAATTTAATCACTGCTTGCAACCCCAGAATCGGCGTGGAGTAAGCGATTAATCATTCACAAAATTAAAGTGAAGCGAGATCCAGGCTAGACGAACCACCAATCTCCAAGTCAAATTGCTTTATCAGTTAAATATTTATCAAGATGAGGAAGTTTGAAGGTTTCGATACCCCGATAATTGGCAAATCTATTAATCCTTTTCATTATTGTGGTGAGTGTGGATATACCACGACAAGAGATGTAGCAGCTAGTCAGGAAATTAGGAATCGTGGGATATCTGCGCTAGGGCATAGCGTAGCGGAAAATGTCTGTGGACTGGAAGCGACGGGGAGTATCACACGCGATGCTCTAGTTGGCACAGGACGAAGCAGAAAACCTAATTCGCGAGAGTTAGGAATCTCCCACTTCAAAACCACCTCGCTAAATGAGGTGGCTTAAGTGGGGGAGGATGTCAAGTCTTGGCTGAAAAAATTGCCTAAGCTATCACTAGGGTTACTTTTAGTCACCTATATCGTTTTCGGCTATATTATTTCGAGCGAAACTGACTCTTGGCAAATTTGGCTATTGTCAGCAGGTTTGGTTTTCCTGATTGCGTTAGGGTTTGCTGCGCCGATTAAATTAATCAGAACTTGTTTTGGCAGTTTAATCCAAACTGACACTAGAGCTTTTATCTCAGTGATTTTTTTGGCGTTTGCGGTGGTGGTAATGTTTACTTGGATGAAGTTGTTTATCCGGTTATTAGTTCTGATCTGTGCAGGTGCTTTAGCCCGCCTGGATTTGCAAATGGCTGAATACGAGGAATGGGCAGCTTTTGGGGTTATGGCAGTTATTTGTCTGGGCGGTTTCGCTTTAGGTTTAGTTACTCATCAGTTAATTACTGGTTTTGAGTTACCAACTTAGTCTTCTTCTGGTGGGATTACTTGTAATCTTCCTTCCGGGGTAACAACGATTTTACCACCGAGTTCTTGAATGCGACGAATTGCCGTTTCGCGAGTGCGATCGTCTACTGCATTTTGGAAAACAGTCATCCAACCAAAAATTTGAGCCGATTTACTGTCAGGATTTTTGGCTAAAGATGCGGCGGTTTTACGGGAAAGTTCGGCGACATAATCGCTATCTTCTTCGGAAGAGATATCCGCCCATTCTGCTGCGGTTTCGTAAGATTTTCTGGCTGCTTCGCTATCTCCTAAGAAGAGTAATTCGTCGGTTCCTTTGATTCGCCAGAGAAAGTAAGATCCAGAGGGAACTTCTGGAGTCATTGACTTTAATCCTTTTTCCATGATCGCAATAGAACGTTCTGGTTGGGCAGTATAAATCGCTCCGCTTACGGAAGCGTAGTAATAAGCAAATCGGAACAGAGGATCGCGATCGATAATAATGTCAAAGTAATCTAAACTTAGTCCATAACCGGTCGCTCTACGAGCTTCTACATCGCCAAAATACTGAAGAAATTGCAGGAACACCCAATCAGCAAATAAGTTGTCAAAGCCGAAAGTTGGTGCTTTTTTCAGTAAGTTAAGACGAACTTGTTCTAATTGTTCTTCTTTCTGGAAATCTTCGACAGATTTTTGGTTACTTTCCTGAGTAATACTTTCTAGTTGCGGGGCTTGCAGCCAGCCTATTGTCACGATTCCCGCGACGATTACTACGGCTAACCATAAGTATTGAGTGAGGTGGGAATACTTTTTCATGGCTATTGACATAATCAATAATTTGTGGTAAGAAACATTGGAGTGGAACTGGAAGAAAAGTTGTCATCCAGCGATCGCCGAATGGAAAAAATTGGGTAAGTTAAAGATAGGGAGAGTCGCTTGCGGCGATCGCGTTACTACTATTATCAGCCTAACAATCAGCCATGTCTGACAAAAAAAAGTTTAAGATGATTATCACGCTGCTTTCAGCTACAGCCTTCCTGGGCTCGACAATTGTCGGCATTTACAGTATGTTAGCTGGTAGCACTCGGCAACAAGTAGAAGCCGCCTCAACGACGCAAACAGCCTCGATAGAGCAACAGCTAGTAGAGCAAGAAAAAGGTTTTGAGCGAGTCTTAGAGCGAGAGCCAGAAAATCAGTTTGCGCTTCAAGGATTAGTTGATACTAGATTAAAAATGGAAGACTTTGAAGGCGCGATCGCCCCAATGGAAAAACTGGTAGAGTTGAACCCAGAGCAACCAGAGTATAATGCCTTGTTAGCGGCGATCGAGCAGCAAGCAGCTAATAGAAATTCTGTAAAGTCTGGTAGTGAAAATAAATAACCAGTTCAAGTATATATTTAACTAATTATTTATTTTTAAACAAAACTGAACTAATAATGAAATGTAATATTTGTCAATCTCAAACCTACCAGTTCTCAAATGCAAAAATATTAAATAAATACAAGATAGATTATTTTCAATGTTCAAACTGTGGCTTTGTTCAAACTGAAGAACCCTTTTGGTTAAAAGAAGCATATTCCCAAGCAATAGCTTCTAGCGATGTAGGTTTAGTATATAGGAATCTAAATTTTGCTAAGATAGTTAGTGGGATAATTTTCCATAAGTTTGACCATAATGCTAATTTTCTTGACTATGGAGCCGGATATGGTTTATTTGTTCGGCTGATGAGAGATGCAGGATTCAATTTTTATTGGGAAGATAAATTTTGTCAAAATATTTTTGCAAAAGGGTTTGAGTCAACAAAAGATAGAAAGTACGAATTAGTTACAGCATTTGAGGTGTTTGAGCATTTTGTAAATCCTCTTAGCGAAATAGAAAATATCTTAAAATATTCACAAAATATTTTATTTAGTACAGAATTACTGCCATCTACGAATCCCAAACCCAATCAATGGTGGTATTACGCTTTAGAAGAAGGACAACACATTTCTCTCTACACCAAGAAAGCTTTATTGATTATTGCCGATCGATTTAATTTTCAATTATATTCTAATGACTCATCATTACATTTACTAACTCCTAAAAAACTTTCACCACTTTTATTTAATTATTTGTCTACTTCGGAATTAATAAAAAAGGAATCACTACTTCATAAAGACTATTTACAACTAACAGGAAAGATTGCCGATAGTCAAGATAAGAAACAAAAGAATGAGGATAACAATGCTCATAAGATGATTCCGGTATCGAAACTAAGAATTATTATTGATGGCGTGTTTTTCCAGTTATATAAAACTGGTATTGCTCGTGTGTGGCAGTCTTTGTTAGAAACATGGGTTGAAAATGGTTTTTCTCAACATATCCTTGTTTTAGATCGAGGGGGAACTGCTCCAGAAATTCCCGGTATTCAGTATCGCTTAGTCCCCCCTTACGACTATAGAAGAACTGATGCAGATCGCGAAATGCTACAGCAGATTTGCGAAGAAGAAAGTTCGGATTTATTTATTTCAACCTATTACACAACTCCGATAACAACACCCTCTGTTTTCATGGGTTATGACATGATTCCAGAGGTAATGAAAGCAGACTTAAACCATCCGATGTGGCGAGAAAAACATCAGGCAATAAGACACGCTTCTGCTTACATTACAATTTCGGAAAATACTGCCAAAGATTTAGTTAAATATTTCCCAGAAATATCTTTAGATTCAGTAACAGTAGCTCATTGTGGAGTTAGCAGTAAATTTTCACCTGCCCGCTTAGAAGAAATTAATACTTTTAAAAACAAATACGGGATTGCTAAACCTTATTTTCTACTCGTTGGTGCTACTGGAGGTTATAAAAATACAATATTGTTCTTTAAATCTTTTGCTAAAATTGTTAGTAAATCAGGATTTGAAGTCATTTGTACGGGCAAAGGTGGTGCGCTAGATGAAGAATTTAGAGCTTACTCTTCTGGTAGTGTAGTGCATACGTTACGACTCGGCGATGAAGAGTTGAGAACTGCATATTCTGGTGCTGTAGCATTAGTTTATCCATCTAAATATGAAGGGTTCGGGATGCCTATTATTGAAGCAATGGCTTGTGGTTGTCCGGTAATTACTTGTCCTAATGGCTCAATTCCAGAAGTAGCTGAAGAAGCAGTAATGTATGTTAGCGACGAGGATATTAATGGGTTAGCTAATGCTCTTTGCGATCTACAAAAGCCCGAAGTTCGTAATTCGTTAGTTGCCGCAGGATTGAAACAAGCCAAAAAATTCTCTTGGGAAACAATGGCAGAAAAGGTGAGTGCTGCATTAATAAAAGCTACTCTCTTACGGTTGAATCTCAAGGAGATTAATTTAATCATTTTTCCTGATTGGTCACAACCCGAAGAAGCATTAGGTTACGAATTGCAACAAGTGCTAAAGGCGATCGCCACTCACTCAGACAAAAACCAGATTACTCTACTCCTACACATCGAGGATATCTCTGAAGAAGATGCTCAATTATTATTATCTGCTGTCGCCATGAATTTGTTAATGGAAGAAGACTTAGATGTTTCTGAAGGACCGGAAATTTCTTTCCTGGGACAACTGAGTGAAATCCAGTGGGAATCTCTCCTTCCCCAAATTCAAGCCAGAATTATCCTTGAAAACGAAAATCAAGCCCATTCCACTCGTTACTTACCTGCGAATTTTACTTCTCATCACTTAGATAATCTCCAAGCAGAAATAAAATTTAGCTCGTATAGGGGAAGGGGAACCTAGTTTATTTAGCTACGTTTAGCTACTAGCTAATTTGTAGAAACAGACGAAGATACTGTTAACAAATCTTTGAAAAAAGTTCTAAAGCTATCAAAAAATCGCACCTAAAATTACTATTATAATTATGCCAAATTTATATATTATTGGAGGTGCAAACGGTTCTGGTAAAACTACTACCGCCCGACAAACACTTCCTAATCTTTTAGGAGTTTTAGAATATGTAAACGCTGATGAAATTGCTGCGGGGCTTTCTCCTTTTAACCTAGAATCAGTTATGCGATACTTGGATCGTCTATAATAATTCTGGAGTTGAACCTCAGTTAGTAGCTCAATCAGGTGATAAACAAGAGGTAATTATCTATGAATCCTCAATTTGGAATCAAATCATCCTCAATGAATAAACAGGAAATTCCTGTCGGCGAACTCCATCAAAAAATCGATGCTGGAGTTAAAAGTGCGATCGCTAAAGCCATAGAAAGACATCGCCGACTCGGAGAATCGATTAGTATTTGGCAAGATGGAAAAGTCGTTACTTTGACCGCAGACCAAATTCCTCCACCTTCATCAAGTTATCAAAGTTAGCTGTTATAACGCTGCCACATTTGTCGATAAGCATTCTCCATCTCGCGAGTAAACTGCTTTGCATTCCAAAGCGGCGAAGTTTGCCGAGACTTTTGCAACTTCCAAGCAACTTTTTGCCTTAAACTTTCATCTGTACCAAAACGAATTCCCCACTCAACATATTCTTCAGCAGTTGTGGCAATTCCCTCAGTTACGCCCACATTAGTCATAAAAGCATAACTATTGCGAGCAGCAAATTGTTTTCCCACTCGCGTTACTAAAGGAATACCCAACCAGAGAGTTTCTAAAGTCGTAGTTGCACCGTTATAAGGAAAAGTATCTAAGACCACATCAGCAATTTGTAAATTTGCTCGATGAGTATATTCATCGCGATCGATGTCTAAAAATATTAATCTTCTGGGGTCTACTTTCTCTGCTTCAGCAATTTCCGTGAAAAACTTTTGAATCGTCTCCTTATCTGCCGTACCCTTAATTAAAAAGTAGCTATTATCAACATTTTTCAGGATTCTCATTTGCAAGCGAGTAGTTTCTGGATGACGCTTAAATCCCCTTTGGCTACTTAAATAAACTACCGCATCTTCAGGAATATTTAAGCGATCGCGTCGCAAAGTAGGTATCCCAATTTCAAATCCGTTGACGGCGACATAAGTTTGGGGTAATCGCCAAATTGTTTCCCGATAATATTC
Coding sequences within it:
- a CDS encoding VOC family protein, which produces MSIAMKKYSHLTQYLWLAVVIVAGIVTIGWLQAPQLESITQESNQKSVEDFQKEEQLEQVRLNLLKKAPTFGFDNLFADWVFLQFLQYFGDVEARRATGYGLSLDYFDIIIDRDPLFRFAYYYASVSGAIYTAQPERSIAIMEKGLKSMTPEVPSGSYFLWRIKGTDELLFLGDSEAARKSYETAAEWADISSEEDSDYVAELSRKTAASLAKNPDSKSAQIFGWMTVFQNAVDDRTRETAIRRIQELGGKIVVTPEGRLQVIPPEED
- a CDS encoding tetratricopeptide repeat protein, whose translation is MSDKKKFKMIITLLSATAFLGSTIVGIYSMLAGSTRQQVEAASTTQTASIEQQLVEQEKGFERVLEREPENQFALQGLVDTRLKMEDFEGAIAPMEKLVELNPEQPEYNALLAAIEQQAANRNSVKSGSENK
- a CDS encoding methyltransferase domain-containing protein; translated protein: MKCNICQSQTYQFSNAKILNKYKIDYFQCSNCGFVQTEEPFWLKEAYSQAIASSDVGLVYRNLNFAKIVSGIIFHKFDHNANFLDYGAGYGLFVRLMRDAGFNFYWEDKFCQNIFAKGFESTKDRKYELVTAFEVFEHFVNPLSEIENILKYSQNILFSTELLPSTNPKPNQWWYYALEEGQHISLYTKKALLIIADRFNFQLYSNDSSLHLLTPKKLSPLLFNYLSTSELIKKESLLHKDYLQLTGKIADSQDKKQKNEDNNAHKMIPVSKLRIIIDGVFFQLYKTGIARVWQSLLETWVENGFSQHILVLDRGGTAPEIPGIQYRLVPPYDYRRTDADREMLQQICEEESSDLFISTYYTTPITTPSVFMGYDMIPEVMKADLNHPMWREKHQAIRHASAYITISENTAKDLVKYFPEISLDSVTVAHCGVSSKFSPARLEEINTFKNKYGIAKPYFLLVGATGGYKNTILFFKSFAKIVSKSGFEVICTGKGGALDEEFRAYSSGSVVHTLRLGDEELRTAYSGAVALVYPSKYEGFGMPIIEAMACGCPVITCPNGSIPEVAEEAVMYVSDEDINGLANALCDLQKPEVRNSLVAAGLKQAKKFSWETMAEKVSAALIKATLLRLNLKEINLIIFPDWSQPEEALGYELQQVLKAIATHSDKNQITLLLHIEDISEEDAQLLLSAVAMNLLMEEDLDVSEGPEISFLGQLSEIQWESLLPQIQARIILENENQAHSTRYLPANFTSHHLDNLQAEIKFSSYRGRGT